From Tiliqua scincoides isolate rTilSci1 chromosome 2, rTilSci1.hap2, whole genome shotgun sequence, the proteins below share one genomic window:
- the ZC3H10 gene encoding zinc finger CCCH domain-containing protein 10, with translation MPDRDNTYNGNGSDEASANSDDICRDFLRNVCKRGKRCRFRHPDINEVTNLGVSKNEFIFCHDFQNKECVRINCRFIHGTKEDEDCYKKSGELPPRLRQKVAAGLGLSPADLPNSKEEVPICRDFLKGDCQRGAKCKFQHLQRDYEYDARGLATREQGITTTARRFDSFDPMYDSDRCFDDHDPVLKRRRVDGLHFETYEYNFTSPRTVEYRLLEEENIMLRKRVEDLKKQVNNLLATNEVLLEQNAQFRNQAKVMTLNSTATATEQTLAPTVGTVTNYNHSIAQTHTTLSSQALQPRPVSQQDLVAPAGAQAAPPSNAAPPMNPEITPLSAALAQTIAQGMAPPVSMAPVAVSVAPVAVSMAQPLGAITMSHATTPMVTYPIASQSMRITAMPH, from the coding sequence ATGCCTGATCGGGACAACACCTATAATGGCAATGGCAGCGATGAGGCAAGTGCTAATTCTGATGACATCTGCCGAGATTTTCTGCGCAATGTGTGCAAACGAGGCAAGCGCTGCCGTTTTCGCCACCCTGACATCAATGAGGTGACCAATCTAGGTGTCAGCAAGAATGAATTTATTTTCTGCCATGACTTCCAGAACAAGGAGTGTGTCCGCATCAACTGCCGCTTCATCCATGGCACCAAGGAGGATGAAGACTGCTACAAGAAGTCTGGGGAGCTCCCGCCACGCCTCCGCCAGAAAGTGGCAGCTGGACTCGGGCTTTCCCCAGCAGACCTCCCCAACAGCAAAGAAGAAGTACCCATCTGCAGGGATTTTCTGAAGGGGGATTGCCAACGTGGGGCCAAGTGCAAATTCCAGCACCTGCAGCGGGATTATGAGTATGACGCCCGGGGCCTGGCCACCCGGGAGCAGGGCATCACCACGACTGCGCGCCGATTTGATTCCTTTGATCCCATGTATGACTCTGACCGATGCTTCGATGACCATGACCCTGTACTTAAGCGGCGACGGGTAGATGGGCTCCATTTTGAGACTTATGAGTACAACTTCACCAGTCCGCGAACTGTGGAATATCGACTCTTGGAAGAGGAAAACATCATGCTCCGCAAACGTGTGGAGGACCTCAAAAAGCAGGTCAACAATCTCCTGGCCACCAACGAAGTCCTCCTGGAGCAGAATGCCCAGTTCCGCAACCAGGCCAAGGTGATGACTCTCAATTCTACAGCTACAGCCACTGAGCAGACTCTGGCACCCACTGTGGGAACAGTCACCAACTATAATCACAGCATTGCTCAGACTCACACCACCCTGAGCAGCCAAGCTCTGCAGCCACGTCCTGTCTCCCAGCAGGATTTGGTGGCTCCAGCTGGAGCACAGGcagcaccccctagcaatgcagCACCTCCTATGAACCCTGAAATCACCCCACTGTCAGCAGCTCTAGCTCAAACCATTGCCCAGGGAATGGCTCCGCCAGTCTCCATGGCGCCTGTGGCTGTATCAGTAGCACCTGTGGCTGTGTCAATGGCTCAGCCACTGGGGGCCATCACCATGAGCCATGCTACTACACCCATGGTGACATATCCCATAGCCTCCCAAAGTATGAGGATAACGGCCATGCCTCACTAG